AACACATTATATACTTATTTGGGCCCTATTATATTGGgctttaattaataaatggaTCTCATCTTGGACGCTTACTCTTTCCACGcgtttaaaatatatattatggcCTATTcaaatggagtagtactaattGTCCTCTAGATTcatgaattattttgattgtacATTTCACAATAATACAGgattgatttaatttcattagaGGAAATGCATATGATGATTTATATTGAATGAAATTGCAAAACTGTGAAACATACAAGAATCCGAAATTGAAGCCCAATTGTTACATTGATAAAATtacatgtgatttattaaagttagatttgaaaatttcaagcAGGTCCTTCTAAACGTATGTAATCATACATAAGTTCTCTAAAAGGCCCTACATTTCTTGTTTgactaaaaaatattgtattattTCCATCGACAAGTAAGGTCCCTGGTATTCCAATGCTGTACAAATGGTACAACCCATGAATTCCATGTCTTGCTAGCGCATTGTCTCTGCCAATCATTCCTGTGCTAAATTGAGGCTTCCAGTTTGGATTGTTCACATGTACctaatacaaatttagattaAATGTTAAACATATAGTTAGTCGccttataaaatactattccCCTCCTTTCCTATATATAGGAACTTTAAAAACGACACGAGTTTTGATAAAAGGGATAAAATAAgggaaatgaagaaaaaaaattgtggaaTAAGTATTAATGGATTGTGGGTtctatttcctaaaatagaaagtttcttctttttagaaacggaccaaaaatgaaagaatggAGTAACATTGATAGTTAACAAATCTCAAATAATCTTACTTGTAGTTCAGCCCCATTAGCCGATGCAAGTGCTATTTGGAGAGTGTAGTTTGCCTCCTTTCTAACATCTTTTAGGTCGAATTGGATTTGCCACGTCGTTCCTTTGTAATCATAGCCTTCAATATTCCTGGTCAACATTTCCTTGGAAAGATTAAACTTAAAAACTATATATTGTGATCTTCTGTTTTTGTATCATTCATGCATGACGGCATATACGTACTAAATGACATCATaatagtttgaaaaaaaagagaaaacagTACTTGGTGGAGTGGACGAAAAACCAATCTGTGGAGTAGTTGCTTCGTCCAACAATGTAGACCAAGTCTATGTGGGGATAATAATCCTTATAACGCGTCCATAGTCCATATTGTCTGAACCTGCAAAACGATGATAAATTAAGAGTGTCGTAGTTGGATAAGGATATAGGTACAATAATATCTGCAAAACCGAACAACTTTTCAACGGGGCGTGGGTAGTGATGAATCTTGAATTGTGGACTAGGATCTGGAATGAAGAATTCAGCTGCGGACCGATCAGGAATTCCGATCTCCCACAGTGTAGGGCCATTTCTTGGAGCATCAAAAACCACATCGCTTACAACAACATTGGATCCAGGAGAAACGATGATATCGAAAGCATGCTTGTAATCTCCAATGGTTCCAGGAACTGATGCAAACAAGCTGTATGTTCCAGGTATCACATTCTTGATCAAGAAATTCCCATTCTCATCTGCTTCTGTCCAAAATTGGTAACCCTGAATCAAATACAATACGCTTAGTTAGTCTTTTTGAAACAATTGTCCACTACAATGAATGgcctaattaaaaaaaattaccttATTTTCTAACTGCCATGAGCCTGCTGGTCCAGGTGGGCCCAATCCCACCAAAGCAGAGGCCCCACCCAAAGGTTCCTTATGTTTGAACCTGTAAAATAATTAGGTACTTAAATTTATATGTACAaggtactataatttttttttttcagatatTGATTTATGATTAACCTGTCACGGACAAATAATTGACCACTCACAATTCCCCTTTCCTCCGATTTAACAAAGTCTGGGGAAAGAGGAAAATTGTAAGGCCATGAAGCCACCTCCTCATTCATCTGATCATTGTAAattacttaaataaataacagCTAATAATCAaaggaataaattaaaatccacTCAAGTAACTATACCCTTTGTTTAGCATCATTCCAAAGAATAGAAGGCTTGGTCTTGGCTTTGGTATcagaatttaaataaacataaactgGCCCCAAAACCTTTTTCCAGTACTCCCCTGCCTCCAACTTGATAGCTATGTCCCCTCCAACATAATGTGTGCTCATAAACatctttaattatattagtaagTACTTAATAATGGtgcaataaaaacaacacataTAGAAATTGATGCTTACAGAAAGAAGAGTTGGGCCAACATGAGAAGTGAGATCCTGCTTGAAGGGCCCACCAGTTTTAAACTCATTGCTTGGAGTAATCATCCAAAATCCAAGGCCCAAATCACTGCTCACCCATCCATGGACCTTGTTATCTTTGTTATCACACGAATACAAGTACTTATCGTCCACCTAAAAttcattaaacaaaattatgaatgatATCACAAATCCAAGTAGATAGATCATTGATGATGTTATGATTGTAATTTGTAGTAATTAGATTCGTCAATTGGGCCAAGAAAACCTA
The genomic region above belongs to Salvia hispanica cultivar TCC Black 2014 chromosome 3, UniMelb_Shisp_WGS_1.0, whole genome shotgun sequence and contains:
- the LOC125210504 gene encoding rhamnogalacturonate lyase B-like, whose product is MANLPERDGWDFIIWRLALVGHLLFPLASSQDFDRPMTLEENIEAVLPSNGILMVVLTNRLVNLTLSIPDGMVTGVTYKGSANLLNTKNKEDNRGYWNVVWNKPGNQTIIDKFPGTSYKIVMQSKDQTEISFTTTWAVGNSRVPLNVDKRYVLLRDSPGFYTYTVLERLKEWPAFLIQEGRIVFKLQEDKFHYMAMSDERQRVMPMPEDRRIEIAKPLAYPEAVLLADPSNPQLKGEVDDKYLYSCDNKDNKVHGWVSSDLGLGFWMITPSNEFKTGGPFKQDLTSHVGPTLLSMFMSTHYVGGDIAIKLEAGEYWKKVLGPVYVYLNSDTKAKTKPSILWNDAKQRMNEEVASWPYNFPLSPDFVKSEERGIVSGQLFVRDRFKHKEPLGGASALVGLGPPGPAGSWQLENKGYQFWTEADENGNFLIKNVIPGTYSLFASVPGTIGDYKHAFDIIVSPGSNVVVSDVVFDAPRNGPTLWEIGIPDRSAAEFFIPDPSPQFKIHHYPRPVEKFRQYGLWTRYKDYYPHIDLVYIVGRSNYSTDWFFVHSTKNIEGYDYKGTTWQIQFDLKDVRKEANYTLQIALASANGAELQVHVNNPNWKPQFSTGMIGRDNALARHGIHGLYHLYSIGIPGTLLVDGNNTIFFSQTRNVGPFRELMYDYIRLEGPA